TATTAAGCGGATTTACGTGTTTTGGCATTTGTTTATGCCATTGTAGGAATCGAGCACGATCTTCGCTTTTTATATTCGACCATGCATGTATATTATTTTCTATTCACGCTTTTATGAGTAGGTTTTGATGCTTATTGCAGGAAATTGTAGGTTACTTCTTTTGCCTGCAGGATAGAGCTTTACTTTGCCGAAAATGCGATGCTGCCATACACGGCACGAATACTTTATTATCTTTGCATCAGCGATTTTTACTCACTGGAGTCAAAGTAGGACTCGAACCAACTGAATCCTGGCCATCATCTTCCACGAGTAAGACTCGTTCTGATGAGAAAATCTTGGGACCGGAATCTCTTTCTGTTCCTCAGCTGATTACCCCGGTATCATCAAGTATCGTTGGGAGTGACTTTACGCTGTCAAACCTTTCTTTCGCCAGTGGTTCTGCTGCTGGTAATGTTACGCAATGGCCGTTGGATGAATTTCTCAGGATTTCTGGTTTCAATCAGAATGCTAATTTCGTGAACAATGGCTTGTCAAAGGTATGGTTTTCTCACCATTATTTGTCATTCTATTATACAGAGTGAGCAGGAGCAGGAAAATCTGTTTATTTGTAGTTCTCAGACAAATGTAGTTGCTACCGTTTGTTGCAGCTGTGATCATCTCTTCGTTGTTTGAGTCATGTACTTACATCTGTAGTAAAAAAACCGAACCTTTTGAGTTTTAAATTGGCTTTCAGATTCTTCAGATGTGATTTCTGCTGTTTACCTGGTATCAGAAGTTGAATTAAACTTTATTTTTGAGTCATATTTTTCGCTTCCTTTAAATTGTCCTATCAGGCGAATAGTGTGAAATTTGGAGGTTCCATTTGCTCCCGAGCTGTTGAGGGATCACAAGAGGCCAACGAGTGTCTGGATCAGATGCCAGATACATTCTGGGCCGTGCCACAGATCACATCTCAGCATACAGAATCCGAGCTTCACTTGTCTGAATGTTACCCGAATCCATCAAATTGTGCTACCTTCGTGCCTGATGTAAGTTCACCATGGTTCCAGATTTCCTGTCTCCACCAAGAACCATGCGGTATGAGCTCCAAGAAAAGGCGACAATTCTGATACATCCTCCAAAATCTTCCGTTTTCGCCTCGAGATTTGTGAAGGTTACATGGCGTTTTATGATCTATTGTTCCTTGTGTTCttgtattcagaaataaattATATGGTAGAAAGCTGATGATTGTGTTTTAAATGTTGTAGAAGACAACTGATGTGTATTTGTGTTAAATTTAGTAGGATTTGTCTGTTTCCTAGGATGTATACTTTTTAGTTGCTTCTGCTAACGTTATTTTGTTTGAATCTGTGATCACGCGGCTCATTCAAATGATACTATGTAcgaatatatattaaaattttgtgttaaattattattttttaaaaagttaaatattaaattaaaactaaataatttaaaataaaaagaattagataaagataaaaaaaaatatttattgaaataTGATAGTTACACACATTTATCAAAATAGATTTTTATaactttttattaaataaaatgatttttttttttttttgtatttgagAAGATGGTACTTTTGATTTATTAAAATGATGTtattattgttagagtagatgccctgcaagccaacggttggctagagaatttattgactcaagtgaaatagacagtctttattttaatataatttaacttttaatggtttcgtaatactttatctgtatacccatgcaagcagcatagataaagtccttgattatgctttaatacaaatgaatcgtaattcgatgttgaaactcatttgtaaacactgcatattctaaattcgttcctagtcgattcagccgcctaaaacatggataaaggtcgcttgagctcgagactagcatctgtgatgttgtgtactgcgtttcttggtaagggcatagagatgtccaaacatacagatgggtagtcatatgatgattataccgaacaaccctccctcggatttTTCAAGTgcttatcattcatcgagaggataagtccgtggttatgattgtacaacattagtccttacgacccgggacaacactgaggctctatatgctagggctgtgctttgactcgtttaccggctccaggagagtcatcaggtggcgaggttgggtacaattgcgacacatataggagccagtgcattgtagtcggggattcaccgctcacctacgggtgtggatatcctatgtgatctaatgaaataatagtggatggaatctctggccagagtacgagatgtacgttagagaaggagttctcaaatagtacacgcgatgccactattatagttatcacatagttatcgaattattatgcaaccctcgatgaaccaatggttgcagattcgatcgggatatatgagatgaaaggaccgtactgtacgctaatcataatcgactggttcttgcaggcactatcagtgatacctaggggatcatggggcgatgctactagacgctcttaccatgatccgatgggtgcaatcagaaatgagttctgacattcttgatcaaggtgttgatgaaaagaatggggctaactagggtaagcccgaataaaggattatgtcctgaatcacaaagagttgtgaacccacggctagctgtatccctgaaccattgagggtcacacaagtactggattgtttgttcccgttgagagaataaattcaaggagttgaatttatattataatatagtaaattcaaggagttgaatttatgataattacattttgagaaaataaattcaaggagttgaatttattgatatagtaaattcaagaagttgaattatgaaattttgagagaataaattcaaggagttgaatttataaaattgataatttaatttattaaactcaaaagttgggtttattaaatattaaattttggaggtgataaattcaaggagttgaatttataatttaaatattaaattcaaatgttgaatttataattgatttaatttattaaagctcaaatgttgagtttattaaatattaaattaaatatagtggaaagtatgtttaatgggcttgtaggagtacaagtccaacatactaaataattaaagttcttaatggattttgattaattaattaaattagttggactagcccaattaattaatcaagcccattaatgttaattatggtaattaggtTATTGAGTTTTCTTTGACCTAAAATGAGAGCCTCCACAAATTTGGATTGTGAGATTTTGAGAATCACAACCATAATCCTCCAAATATttagtttacttaattaatttaattaattaagtaaatgatgattaaaaaaaagaaataatgggaTTTCTTTATTATAATGGGATATGATTTTCGAGACTTGGAATTCCCAAGATTTGAAAAAGACTCTCGGCTCTTCCCATGGACCTCTCGAAAATCTCTtcacaaaacaagaaaaatttggCTTAGGAGATTGAGTCGAATTTTTCGTGTTCTATCTCAACGCAAAATCTCTttcaattttctagtgcaaattggaagaggaacaaatcatacagtcgtggacctgattagaagaaaggagtctttgaagaaagttcgtagggattcatcaagagccagatctgttataccggatcggttggtgtccagtgattcattcacaaaggtataatttctgacgccctatgaatgttttgttaaaatcatacgagctcccaaagaaaattattttgttttcaaaataaataaaatttttaaacttccgctgcttttgggcgcgtagaaaaccgagatccaacagtggtatcagagccaggttttctctaaatcgtatggttttgatatattgaataatttatttctaaccacacaagaaaatttagcaccacgaaaatttattttttccagattttcgaaataaaaaaaaaataaaaaaaataaaaaaaataaatctgcccggaactgttccgggcagtccgTGCGCGCCGGGCCGCGCACGGCAGCGCGCAGCGTGCGCGCAGGCGTGGGACGCCTGCGCGCACCGCGCGCGCGCAGGCGCCGGACGCCTGCGCGCCCGTGCTAGCGCAGGCGCCGGACGCCTGCGCGCACAGCGCTAGCGCAGGCGTGCGACGCCTGCGCGCAccgcgctagcgcaggcgtGCGACGCCTGCGCGCGGCGTCGGCGCGCCTGTGCGCGTTCTGCGCGCACAGGGCCGCTGCCGCTGCCCGAagcgttcgggcagcgggcgggcagtGGGCGAACGCTGCCCGGGAGCGTCTCGGGAAGCGCGctgaataatgggcttgaattgtttgggcccggggtgcgattttctgatttttcaaatttttgggcaaaattgatatttttgaaaattggttcaatttttattttagaaaattgatttttgaaaaattaaaaattttcttgtaaaataaataattagaatatgattttaattatttatggtaaaaatgagtttttacaagaaatcaattattattgatttaattggaaattaaataaaggagtttatttaatttattaaatcttttaataattgtggtggttagtgataaaattattagatatattatttatcaattaattaaattgtttaattaaattgatgttaatatttgatattaaatgcatgaaggatgatcgaaagccttgaccaatgtgttaggtgtatgttaggatattttactgttttattcgtttttgatatttgattttattaaagtgggcctggtttatggcccgttcccaccccatgagatgtatcccttatgtgtcatggctatttaaatgtaattattagaaatagtgggagatcaagactggaagatggtgggcccgatgaacgagatgaagacatgtaaaatattggaagctcatgtaatagttgcatttgcatccctgcattcacctaggtttggacctggatccatgtatggctcacatggatctaatagtgttggcaatCGATCATCTTTagttattgttgaatgtcatattatgatatatgcgatatatagtagtatgcatgtatgtatattattagataatatagttgcatgaatccggcaaacatacaactCGTGGCacacgatttttaaattaaaatgatgagacaattttaaaattaaaatccctcaatttgaataagattcaaaatttatatcaaaccgaagaagtaaaaattaaaagagtttaatttttccttgccttccatcaaccgtggttgcatgttgatcgctacccgcggacagtgtctggctcatattattggggaggcctgtacgccggaaagctgtgacttccaacggacatatgatgtgaattgagtggaactcccatgacttcggctcatattattgggggaactcatggcgaccgtctactacaattcaatattgatgggttggtttgacacgtgaaaataaacggcgtcatattattgggcccttattaaacgtgaggcaaaacacgcggaggttgcatagggatgcaattgaaCTCTACCTTttggaaattataattggctgatattattcgggattataattggctaattggactctacgtgcccactaaggaaatacgatttccctttttcatcagagggtggtggaaatgtcaaaatagtgggagggagatttataaaataaaatccatattttatatcttaaaattattttaaaataatcagcaaccattattctgtttccgtatcagtatattttcgatttcgtcacgtaatacatttctgttattaactagctaaccgaatctaattttcaagactggttgggaaattgttctgaattcagagaaaatgacacacacactaatgtcagtcttgttgaactgacaaagcatgcaagatggtaggaccatagtgtgcaagctaaagtgtgatgtgctcgcttctatatcaaatgaactgtagggacagtttgaggaaatgttgaatgctgctgacattcgaatgcatatgcaagagttgcatggtgcatgaaactcgtacgatgatgcacaccactttcaaggagctcatgactacacgtatgcaagatggggctttggcccatgagcgtagtgtacgtatgactgggcttattgagaaggtggtgggcctggaatatgtgattcctaacgagttactagataacatcaatttgttgtctttctcttcctcatttgacggggttatggtgaattgaataagatagatgatagccttgaagagctagtcaatacgcttataacttattagatcaccataaaacagggaattgttgtttttctaatggACCTCTCGTCAGATGAAAAATAGCCCataaggtaagggaaagaaatgttctgcccctcacaagaaaaacaatcccaataagaggcaaactctgaaggaCACTTAAAGGGCCTACAAAGCTCGATAAGTCGGAACATATTTATTACACTGCAAGAAGTCTGGACATAAGAAATTgtatgcgccagaaatgttctggaaatgataagtgaatgtccaagtaaacatgatttcaacagcTAAAGAatgttagatgatccaaatcccacacaaatatggcacgctagactaggtcatatttcccaatgaaggatgcacaaactagtgagagaagacatgtttgactcgtcagacataaattctctacctgcttgtaagtcctgtctaaaaggaaaaatgactaagaatccattcgatggaaacgtggaacgtgcgcatggtctattggatttgatccacacagacatttgtggcccgctaagtgttagcaccaAATATGGGCAATTCTACTTCATTATCCTTACTGATGACAATTCGAGGTatggatatgtttatgaaacacaaatctgaagcatttgaaaggttcaaagaattcagatctgaagtagaaaaccagctagaaaaaggtattaaggcatttcgatctgatcgaagtggagaatacttgagtgctgaatttttgggttatctaaaagagaatgtgattctcacagtggactccaccagcaacaccacaattgaacggtgtttctgaacattgtaagcgaaccttgttggacatggttcgatcaatgatgagattcactaaattgcctacatcgttttggggctttgcgcttgaaactgcggcaatgttgttgaataatgtctatactaaagcagtggataaaacaccatatgagatatggatgggaaaaactcccaaatattcttacatgagaatatgaggatgtcctgcttacgtgaagcagacagtgggagacaaattggatagtagatccactttgtactactttgtaggatatccaaagaattctattGGATACTATtgctatcatcccaatgaagcaaaagtgtttgtttcaagaaatgccacctttatggaaagggaatttctattagatagaaaaggcaagatgatagaacttgaagaaattcaagatactccctcaactatagtagttgaacctaatctccaacaaccagtagttgaagtacaagctcctagaaggtgtgatagggttattagaccacctgctagatatacacttcttcatgaacaagaccatgatgagtcttgtgttggatgtgatccaatgaactttaaggaagcaatatctgatactgattcaaccaaatggcttgaagccatgcagtcagagatgaactctatgtattcaaaccaagtctcgagaagaaagctaagggtctccatcttctgctcatcggtgcactggaatgcgcggaaacaactctccatgcgctctaaccaatcctccgcatcatcgggagtctctccaccaactagaggcttaggccccatctgaatgaaacgatgcatatcgaaacgcctaggaccatcccgacgatgacgatgttcacggtaacgcctacgatcgtcctgattaccccaacgacctacactcccctgactactcccgtcaccaaagtggtcagccattgctacaacatagaatggggaaactagtaaattggtcaacggaaatcccaaaacagaaatctatatcccaaaatcgtacgcatgctctgataccataaatgtagtgacccgttccagaatcacctactaggcaagaactaagcatgcaattaacctaattaacaataatcagagataacagcggaaatagtcaacaacaatagttatacaacccaatcgaaatcgaagtctagactaactcaaaatgaaatacccaatacaaccatatcgaatcaaaacaataccgataaactaaaccaaccagctactcaacgtcctcctcctgctcctcctgagctgtccaacctgaggcctgccccgtgggaatggggtgtccaagaataaacaaaaccgaggacgtgagcgataagaacgcccagtacaaaagtatgagtatacagacctatatgaaatgcacatgctatgatcatgataccggggtagtcaagaaacaggagtcacaaaaggatctcaacaatgctcagtctagaggcgccaagtggatagtgccgcgcggtccaacctctgggtcactgcatccactacaagacagacgtggacctaaaatgtcccggaccaccgaagccctcccgacccgtcggccactgtgtactctcggtgtccatgcgtccacaagacagggctgagcggccccaagatatagcttatctcgaaagagatacagctcaacagtaaaggctatctcgaagaagatacggctcaacatgaaatgcaacgtgcagtaataaacgtgacataataacatgcatcatatgacatataataatgcagcaaatactcatgcaacacatatatgaatgtatactcaaccaggatatctcggatagtactttcgtacctctatcacagcaagcctagccttacgcaacaccgctaatcaggtctagaacaagcctacgcatcaaaagcatactcaatcaatactaccatgctagactagcaaaaccagtactccctagtactaccaaaggtttagggtttaccttcgtccgtcgacagccctttgatgtcgattgcctcgtaactcaggcgccgctacgctactactcctggcagctcttggctatcgctcgaccaacaactaaccctagaaaccttccaaactctccaaaatgagagaaaactcaagaaattggcaagtcaaaaatgagaaatccgagcactatttataggccatgttcggatcctccgaacaacacttcggaacgtccgaacgctacgtgtccattggctcttgacagctcatgatcggatcctccgatcatacacttcggaccgtccgaacatgcacgtgtccagctgctcttgacacctcatgatcggatccaccgaacctacacttcggaacgtccgaactcccacgtgtcgatcaactcttgacacctaatgatcggatccaccgaactcacttcggaccttacgaactcttcggtgcttccgaaccatcttcggtccgtccgatcatgactcggtcaaaattacacattaaaccttcttaatcaccattactccgttaattacccaatttggaattcgggctactacattctcccccccttaaaaagatttcgtcctcgaaatctaggcaagagaataaaacaccattgtaatacactgcaaatattcttcattacaactgtataacaattacatcccaggctgatcctggttcagcgcaaaaacctgaccttgggcacgaggtcgaagattcgaactacccactgcctgaccctgtctcctctgctgaacagtcgtctgggatccagaaccggatcctgctccacctcgcaactgaggacaattcttcttaatatgccccatctctccgcacagataacaagctcctgcggctactcggcattgctccgatggatggttcttcccacaatgcgcacaagaatccttcttctcaccaaagcgaacaacaccgctagaccttgatccagatccagaagaagaagaaccagatttcttgaaagactgaggtcgagggctcaacacactcgg
This is a stretch of genomic DNA from Primulina eburnea isolate SZY01 chromosome 11, ASM2296580v1, whole genome shotgun sequence. It encodes these proteins:
- the LOC140805724 gene encoding B-box zinc finger protein 22-like isoform X2, giving the protein MKIQCSVCEAAEAKVLCCDDEAALCWGCDQKVHADNLLASKHQRVLLSSSSSQMPKCDICQDRALLCRKCDAAIHGTNTLLSLHQRFLLTGVKVGLEPTESWPSSSTSKTRSDEKILGPESLSVPQLITPVSSSIVGSDFTLSNLSFASGSAAGNVTQWPLDEFLRISGFNQNANFVNNGLSKANSVKFGGSICSRAVEGSQEANECLDQMPDTFWAVPQITSQHTESELHLSECYPNPSNCATFVPDVSSPWFQISCLHQEPCGMSSKKRRQF
- the LOC140805724 gene encoding B-box zinc finger protein 22-like isoform X1 encodes the protein MKIQCSVCEAAEAKVLCCDDEAALCWGCDQKVHADNLLASKHQRVLLSSSSSQMPKCDICQEIVGYFFCLQDRALLCRKCDAAIHGTNTLLSLHQRFLLTGVKVGLEPTESWPSSSTSKTRSDEKILGPESLSVPQLITPVSSSIVGSDFTLSNLSFASGSAAGNVTQWPLDEFLRISGFNQNANFVNNGLSKANSVKFGGSICSRAVEGSQEANECLDQMPDTFWAVPQITSQHTESELHLSECYPNPSNCATFVPDVSSPWFQISCLHQEPCGMSSKKRRQF